A stretch of the Bradyrhizobium sp. CCBAU 53351 genome encodes the following:
- a CDS encoding FAD-binding oxidoreductase codes for MNMVTPIGRPDQLLGALRDKLGAAAVLIGTDVPARNCNDWSASLPQAPLAVIRPVDAQGVADAIATCRQAHLPFVPQGGLTGLCRGASPEAGWVAISLERMTGIEEIDPASMTMTVKAGTPLETIQKAADEAGFFFPLDLGSRGSCAIGGNLSTNAGGNRVIRYGMTRELVLGLEVVLPDGTVITSLNKLMKNNAGYDLKHLFIGSEGTLGIITRVVLKLFPKPRSTMAALCALKDYAAVVALLGAARSGLGPLLSAFEVMWPDYWDVITTRAGVKPPVAANQGLYVLVEAQGTDESVDAPRFQAWLEELMERGLLADAAVAQSLAQTQAFWRVRDICAEFGQVLGPHISYDIGLAVARMDEFATRCKAALASGIKGCESVYYGHIGDGNLHLVSWVTGLAVEQQPKEEMDTIIYGLVRELGGSVSAEHGIGTIKKKWLGHARSEAEIALMRTLKAALDPDQLLNPGKVV; via the coding sequence ATGAACATGGTGACCCCCATCGGGCGACCCGACCAATTGCTCGGCGCCCTGCGCGACAAGCTTGGCGCGGCCGCCGTGTTGATCGGCACCGACGTGCCGGCACGCAATTGCAACGACTGGAGCGCGAGCTTGCCGCAGGCGCCGCTGGCGGTGATCCGCCCCGTGGACGCGCAAGGCGTGGCTGATGCGATTGCGACATGTCGGCAGGCGCATCTGCCGTTCGTGCCGCAGGGCGGACTGACCGGACTGTGCCGCGGCGCCTCGCCCGAGGCCGGCTGGGTCGCGATCTCGCTGGAGCGCATGACCGGCATCGAGGAGATCGATCCGGCGTCGATGACGATGACGGTGAAGGCCGGAACGCCGCTGGAGACGATCCAGAAGGCCGCGGACGAGGCCGGCTTCTTCTTCCCGCTCGACCTCGGCTCGCGCGGCTCCTGCGCGATCGGCGGCAATCTCTCGACCAATGCCGGCGGCAACCGCGTGATCCGCTACGGCATGACGCGCGAGCTGGTGCTCGGTCTCGAAGTAGTGCTGCCCGACGGCACCGTCATCACCAGCCTCAACAAGCTGATGAAGAACAATGCGGGCTATGACCTCAAGCATCTCTTCATCGGCTCCGAAGGCACGCTCGGCATCATCACCCGCGTGGTGCTGAAACTGTTTCCGAAGCCGCGCTCGACCATGGCCGCGCTGTGCGCGCTGAAGGATTATGCCGCGGTGGTCGCGCTGCTCGGCGCGGCGCGCAGTGGGCTCGGCCCACTGCTGTCGGCCTTCGAGGTGATGTGGCCGGATTATTGGGACGTGATCACGACACGCGCCGGCGTGAAGCCGCCGGTCGCAGCTAACCAAGGCCTCTACGTGCTGGTGGAAGCGCAAGGCACCGACGAGAGCGTCGACGCGCCGCGCTTCCAGGCCTGGCTCGAAGAGCTGATGGAGCGCGGGCTGCTGGCGGATGCCGCCGTGGCGCAATCGCTGGCGCAGACGCAGGCCTTCTGGCGCGTGCGCGACATCTGCGCCGAGTTCGGCCAGGTGCTGGGCCCGCACATCTCCTACGATATCGGTCTTGCCGTGGCGCGGATGGACGAGTTCGCGACGCGCTGCAAGGCGGCGTTGGCCTCCGGCATCAAGGGCTGCGAAAGCGTCTATTACGGCCATATCGGCGACGGCAATCTGCATCTCGTCTCCTGGGTCACCGGCCTTGCCGTCGAGCAGCAGCCGAAGGAAGAGATGGATACGATCATCTACGGCCTAGTGCGCGAGCTCGGCGGCAGCGTCTCGGCCGAGCACGGCATCGGCACCATCAAGAAGAAATGGCTGGGACATGCCCGGAGCGAGGCCGAGATCGCGCTGATGCGAACGCTGAAAGCGGCGCTCGATCCGGACCAGCTGCTCAATCCCGGCAAGGTGGTCTGA
- a CDS encoding enoyl-CoA hydratase, which translates to MTEHVRIETNSGILTLTLARPDKKNALTDAMYGKLADAIEAAESDVSARVILIRGEGDMFTAGNDVGEFAAVAAGKSEGSRNVVRFIQSLARCTRPLVAAVQGRAVGVGTTMLLHCDLVVLADNAQLSTPFVSLALVPEAASSLLMPARIGHARAYEMFALGETVPAQAALHWGLANRVVRLDKLDAEALALAQRLARQPAGALTATKRLMRNGEVLVTQMQAEGEQFAQRLRTAEAREAFTAFAERRPPDFTKVG; encoded by the coding sequence ATGACCGAGCATGTCCGGATCGAGACCAATAGTGGAATCCTCACCCTCACGCTGGCGCGGCCCGACAAGAAGAACGCGCTGACCGATGCGATGTACGGCAAGCTCGCCGACGCCATCGAAGCCGCCGAGAGCGACGTATCAGCCCGCGTGATCCTGATCCGCGGCGAGGGCGACATGTTCACCGCCGGCAACGACGTCGGCGAATTCGCCGCGGTCGCGGCCGGCAAGTCCGAAGGCAGCCGCAATGTCGTCCGCTTCATCCAGTCTCTGGCGCGCTGCACCCGGCCGCTGGTCGCGGCGGTGCAGGGCCGCGCCGTCGGCGTCGGCACCACGATGCTGCTGCATTGCGACCTCGTGGTGCTCGCCGACAACGCGCAGTTGTCGACACCCTTCGTCAGCCTCGCGCTGGTGCCGGAAGCGGCGTCCAGCCTGCTGATGCCTGCGCGCATCGGCCATGCCCGTGCCTATGAGATGTTCGCGCTCGGCGAAACGGTGCCGGCGCAGGCCGCGCTGCACTGGGGCCTCGCCAACCGCGTGGTCCGGCTCGACAAGCTCGATGCCGAGGCGCTCGCGCTCGCCCAGCGCCTGGCACGCCAGCCGGCCGGCGCTCTCACCGCCACCAAGCGCCTGATGCGCAACGGCGAGGTGCTGGTCACGCAGATGCAGGCCGAAGGCGAGCAGTTCGCCCAGCGCCTGCGCACCGCCGAGGCGCGCGAGGCGTTCACGGCCTTTGCCGAGCGCCG
- the serA gene encoding phosphoglycerate dehydrogenase — MSAPGQSPERSAKALLLEGVNDSAVDLFRSAGFANVERLTKALDGEDLRKALKGVSLLGIRSRTQITDEVLAAADGLLAVGCFSVGTNQVDLAAARKRGIPVFNAPFSNTRSVAELVIGEIVMLLRRIFPRSVSAHDGGWDKSATGSREVRGRTLGIVGYGNIGSQLSTLAEAIGMRVIYFDRTDKLRHGNTEPVERLDELLAQSDVVSLHVPETPETAGMIGEKELRAMKPGSFLINNSRGTVVDLDALARALRDGHLAGAAIDVFPVEPSSNADRFKSPVQGLENVILTPHIGGSTEEAQERIGGEVARKLVDYFITGSTMGAVNFPEVQLHLRPSGARFSHVHRNVPGMLRRLNEVFLQRDINIAAQYLETAGDLGYVVLDADLGGQDSAALLQQIRSLDGTVGARLVFEH, encoded by the coding sequence ATGTCAGCCCCAGGCCAAAGCCCTGAGCGGAGCGCGAAGGCACTGTTGCTCGAAGGCGTCAATGATAGCGCTGTCGACCTTTTCAGGAGTGCGGGCTTCGCCAATGTCGAGCGGCTGACCAAGGCGCTGGACGGCGAGGATCTGCGCAAGGCGCTCAAAGGCGTGTCGCTGCTCGGCATCCGCTCGCGCACCCAGATCACCGACGAGGTGCTCGCCGCCGCCGACGGGCTGCTCGCGGTCGGCTGCTTCAGCGTCGGCACCAACCAGGTCGACCTTGCGGCCGCGCGCAAGCGCGGCATTCCCGTGTTCAACGCGCCGTTCTCCAACACGCGCAGCGTCGCCGAGCTCGTGATCGGCGAGATCGTGATGCTGCTGCGTCGCATATTCCCGCGCTCGGTGTCGGCCCACGACGGCGGCTGGGACAAGTCGGCGACCGGCAGCCGCGAGGTGCGAGGCCGCACCCTCGGCATCGTCGGCTACGGCAATATCGGCTCGCAGCTCTCGACGCTGGCGGAAGCGATCGGCATGCGCGTGATCTATTTCGACCGCACCGACAAGCTCCGCCACGGCAACACCGAGCCGGTCGAGCGGCTGGACGAGCTGCTGGCGCAGAGCGATGTCGTCAGCCTGCACGTGCCGGAGACGCCGGAGACCGCGGGCATGATCGGCGAGAAGGAGCTGCGGGCGATGAAGCCGGGCTCGTTCCTGATCAACAACAGCCGCGGGACCGTGGTCGATCTCGACGCGCTGGCGCGTGCCCTGCGCGACGGTCACCTCGCCGGCGCCGCCATCGACGTGTTTCCGGTCGAGCCGTCCTCGAACGCGGACCGCTTCAAGAGCCCGGTGCAGGGCCTCGAGAACGTCATCCTAACCCCGCATATCGGCGGCTCCACCGAAGAGGCCCAGGAGCGTATCGGTGGGGAAGTCGCGCGAAAACTGGTCGACTATTTCATCACGGGCTCGACCATGGGCGCGGTGAATTTTCCGGAGGTGCAGCTGCATCTGCGGCCTTCCGGCGCGCGCTTCAGTCACGTCCATCGCAACGTGCCCGGCATGCTGCGCAGGCTCAACGAGGTCTTCCTGCAGCGCGACATCAACATCGCCGCGCAATATCTGGAGACGGCAGGCGATCTCGGCTACGTCGTGCTCGATGCCGATCTCGGTGGCCAGGATTCCGCCGCGCTGCTCCAGCAGATCCGCAGCCTCGACGGCACGGTCGGCGCGCGGCTGGTGTTCGAGCACTAA
- a CDS encoding rhodanese-like domain-containing protein, with protein sequence MKTVTPADIRRALLLREEIALLDLRYEAGFATGHPLFAANMAADRIAIEAETRLPRKGVAIVLYDDGEGLVASGAESLAALGYTNVSALEGGLKAWRAAGYEVFEDVNSYSKAFGELVESRRHTPSLSADEVAKLIADKADIAILDVRRFDEYATMNIPGSVSVPGAELVLRAGQAAPDPDTTIIVNCAGRTRSIIGTQSLINAGVPNKVRALRNGTIGWTLARHTLDHGADRRGAIGSFDGGPANARDVAYRAGVRHIGASEMAALVAQRDRTLYRFDVRDAEEYAAGHLPGFRHYPGGQLVQETDMAAPVRGARIVLTDDRSVRADMTASWLAQMGWEVYVLEGGYDGALELGAPHVLPKPDPAHRYRRPYEGTDVAEKAMQAYLDWEYGLVEQLRRDGTHGFYVI encoded by the coding sequence ATGAAGACCGTCACCCCCGCCGATATCCGCCGCGCGCTGCTGTTGCGCGAAGAAATCGCGCTGCTCGATCTCAGATACGAGGCGGGTTTTGCGACCGGGCATCCGCTGTTCGCCGCCAACATGGCCGCCGACCGGATCGCGATCGAGGCCGAGACGCGGCTGCCGCGCAAGGGCGTGGCGATCGTTCTCTATGATGACGGCGAGGGGCTGGTCGCGAGCGGTGCTGAAAGTCTCGCCGCGCTCGGCTACACCAATGTCAGTGCGCTCGAGGGCGGGCTGAAGGCCTGGCGTGCGGCGGGCTATGAGGTCTTCGAGGACGTCAACTCCTATTCGAAGGCGTTCGGCGAGCTGGTCGAGTCGCGCAGGCATACGCCCTCGCTCAGCGCGGATGAGGTGGCCAAGCTGATCGCGGACAAGGCCGACATCGCCATCCTCGACGTTCGCCGCTTCGACGAATACGCGACCATGAACATTCCGGGCTCGGTCAGCGTGCCCGGCGCGGAGCTGGTGCTGCGGGCAGGCCAGGCCGCGCCCGATCCTGACACCACCATCATCGTCAATTGCGCCGGCCGCACCCGCTCCATCATCGGCACCCAATCGCTGATCAATGCCGGCGTGCCCAACAAAGTGCGGGCGCTGCGCAACGGCACAATCGGCTGGACGCTGGCGCGGCACACGCTCGATCACGGCGCCGACCGGCGCGGCGCGATCGGATCGTTCGACGGCGGTCCGGCCAATGCGCGCGATGTCGCCTATCGCGCCGGCGTGCGCCACATCGGCGCCAGCGAGATGGCTGCGCTCGTCGCGCAGAGGGATCGCACGCTGTACCGCTTCGACGTGCGCGATGCGGAAGAATATGCGGCCGGCCATCTGCCGGGCTTCCGCCACTATCCGGGGGGCCAGCTCGTGCAGGAAACCGACATGGCCGCGCCCGTGCGCGGCGCGCGCATCGTGCTGACCGACGACAGGAGCGTCCGCGCCGACATGACGGCGTCGTGGCTGGCGCAGATGGGCTGGGAGGTCTATGTGCTCGAAGGCGGCTATGACGGCGCGCTCGAGCTCGGCGCGCCGCACGTGCTGCCCAAGCCAGATCCGGCGCACCGCTACCGCCGTCCCTACGAAGGTACCGACGTCGCGGAGAAAGCGATGCAGGCCTATCTCGATTGGGAATACGGCCTCGTCGAGCAGCTCCGCCGCGACGGCACGCACGGGTTTTATGTGATTTGA
- a CDS encoding GntR family transcriptional regulator translates to MRSLKLDTPKSLSQRVMQRLRQAIIDGEFALGAAISEEMVANSFGVSRTPVREAMGQLQAQGLVVIRPQVGSFVFTPSAKDINALCTFRIALEPRAAELACRHDRDGAIAAMSEAIAAMEPAVAAKDNIAYGRADAAFHEALFTHCGNRYLAESYQLVSGRVAALRTNLTSPIDVRTRTSFDEHHKLLDLFARGELAAFEELMTTHITNSGLVYAKALKVETSEVD, encoded by the coding sequence ATGCGCTCGCTCAAGCTCGATACGCCGAAATCGCTGTCGCAGCGGGTGATGCAGCGGCTGCGGCAGGCGATCATCGACGGCGAGTTCGCGCTGGGGGCCGCGATCTCAGAGGAGATGGTGGCGAATTCCTTCGGCGTCAGCCGCACGCCGGTGCGCGAGGCCATGGGACAATTGCAGGCGCAAGGCCTCGTGGTGATCCGCCCGCAGGTCGGCAGTTTCGTCTTTACGCCGAGTGCGAAAGACATCAATGCGCTCTGCACCTTCCGCATCGCGCTCGAACCCAGGGCCGCCGAGCTCGCCTGTCGCCACGACCGCGACGGTGCGATCGCCGCAATGAGCGAGGCGATCGCGGCGATGGAGCCGGCGGTCGCGGCCAAGGACAACATCGCCTATGGCCGCGCCGATGCCGCCTTTCACGAGGCGCTGTTCACCCATTGCGGCAACCGCTACCTCGCCGAATCCTATCAGCTGGTCTCGGGGCGCGTCGCCGCGCTCCGCACCAATCTGACCTCGCCGATCGACGTGCGCACCCGCACCTCGTTCGACGAGCATCACAAGCTGCTCGATCTGTTCGCACGCGGCGAGCTGGCCGCCTTCGAGGAATTGATGACCACGCACATCACCAATTCGGGGCTGGTCTATGCCAAGGCTTTGAAGGTCGAGACATCTGAGGTGGATTGA
- a CDS encoding tannase/feruloyl esterase family alpha/beta hydrolase → MTLTTAKLCAWLVGAAAALSANAVVAATLAENAETVCKGLNGGTDAAKIDSATLQAPSPLAIAERGPTPSGRVTPASPAFCKVLGHIDPVDPKAPPIKFQVNLPVEWNGRSLQYGGGGFNGVLITGLALPPAYPFDKPSPLARGFVTYGTDSGHETKQGELPQVFALNDEAFENFAHRAYKRVRDAAVGLMERAYGKKPDKMYFMGSSEGGREGLTMAQRYPDDFDGIFARVPVINWVGLQHAGTRSGLVTMGAGWINPAQVKLVGEAVRAACDKADGSDDALVQDPVGCKAAFKAETLRCADGKTGDQCLTDAQIKAIETLHGPYKFPFVLANGLDDYPGWGVSGEDTPAIGPTGGWTAWWLGTAPPAQPPAPNNGIAWIYGAGGIQYVFARDPKLDVTTYKVEEHKARLLEVSKLMDSTDPDLSRFRAHGGRLIMLEHMADYAQSPYAGIRYFESVERKLGKAETTEFARLYTAPGVDHVGSGAPANVDMLSVLVDWVEKGKAPGDLEVSEQKVEAPSFAVTRALPLCRWPAWPHYKSGPVTEAASFTCAP, encoded by the coding sequence ATGACGCTCACAACAGCGAAGCTGTGCGCATGGCTCGTGGGCGCTGCGGCCGCCCTGAGCGCGAACGCAGTGGTCGCCGCCACCCTGGCGGAGAATGCAGAAACAGTCTGCAAGGGCCTCAACGGCGGCACTGACGCCGCGAAGATCGATTCCGCAACGCTGCAAGCACCGTCGCCGCTCGCTATTGCCGAACGCGGGCCGACGCCGTCGGGGCGCGTCACGCCGGCCAGTCCCGCCTTCTGCAAGGTGCTCGGCCATATCGACCCCGTCGACCCCAAGGCGCCGCCGATCAAGTTTCAGGTCAACCTTCCCGTCGAGTGGAACGGGCGCTCGCTGCAATATGGCGGCGGCGGATTCAACGGCGTGCTGATCACCGGCCTTGCGCTGCCGCCAGCCTATCCGTTCGACAAGCCGTCGCCGCTGGCGCGCGGCTTCGTCACCTACGGCACGGATTCGGGCCATGAGACCAAGCAAGGCGAGCTGCCGCAGGTCTTTGCGCTCAATGACGAGGCGTTCGAGAACTTTGCCCATCGCGCCTACAAGCGGGTGCGCGACGCGGCTGTCGGGCTGATGGAGCGCGCTTACGGCAAGAAGCCTGACAAGATGTACTTCATGGGCTCGTCCGAGGGCGGCCGCGAAGGCCTCACCATGGCACAGCGTTACCCCGACGATTTCGACGGCATCTTCGCCCGCGTGCCCGTGATCAACTGGGTCGGCCTGCAGCACGCCGGCACGCGCTCGGGTCTCGTCACCATGGGCGCAGGCTGGATCAACCCGGCGCAGGTGAAGCTCGTCGGCGAGGCCGTGCGGGCGGCGTGCGACAAGGCCGACGGCTCCGACGATGCGCTGGTGCAGGATCCCGTCGGCTGCAAGGCCGCCTTCAAGGCCGAAACGTTACGCTGCGCGGACGGAAAGACAGGCGATCAGTGTCTCACCGATGCGCAGATCAAGGCGATCGAGACCTTGCACGGACCTTACAAATTCCCGTTCGTGCTCGCCAATGGTCTCGACGATTATCCGGGTTGGGGCGTCTCGGGCGAGGACACGCCGGCGATCGGGCCGACCGGCGGCTGGACCGCGTGGTGGCTCGGCACCGCGCCGCCGGCCCAGCCGCCCGCGCCCAACAACGGCATCGCCTGGATCTACGGCGCCGGCGGCATCCAATATGTGTTCGCGCGCGATCCCAAGCTCGACGTCACCACCTACAAGGTGGAGGAGCACAAGGCGCGGCTGCTCGAAGTGTCGAAGCTGATGGATTCGACCGATCCCGATCTCAGCCGCTTCCGCGCGCACGGCGGCCGGCTGATCATGCTCGAGCACATGGCCGATTATGCCCAGAGCCCCTATGCCGGCATCCGCTATTTCGAGAGCGTCGAGCGCAAGCTGGGCAAGGCCGAGACGACCGAATTCGCGCGGCTCTACACCGCACCCGGCGTCGACCATGTCGGCTCCGGCGCGCCGGCCAATGTCGACATGCTCAGCGTGCTGGTCGACTGGGTCGAGAAGGGCAAGGCGCCCGGCGATCTCGAAGTCAGCGAGCAGAAAGTCGAGGCGCCGTCCTTCGCAGTGACCCGAGCACTGCCGCTGTGCCGATGGCCGGCCTGGCCGCACTACAAGTCGGGACCGGTGACGGAGGCGGCGAGCTTCACCTGCGCGCCGTAG
- a CDS encoding dihydrodipicolinate synthase family protein → MTEAIRGFWVASATPLASDGSVDSAKLAAHARQLFGKGVDGVVLFGTTGEGTSFNVSERTATIEAVLKAGIAPERIGIGGGFPAITDSIALTRAVLGLGLRHVLVLPPYFDRSVTPEGIEDAFAAIIDGVADDRLRAYLYHIPQTSGVAIPTTVAASLRKRYGKVVAGLKDSSGDFKQFQAFRAAAPELAITVGNEADIARAIAAGGAGTICGMANVVPELVKGMVEGKDVEARMQAAIDVVLKTASFTATLKAILAAQTGDAAWLRVRPPLRASSDGTALKRKIDELTAPATA, encoded by the coding sequence ATGACCGAGGCAATTCGCGGGTTCTGGGTGGCATCGGCGACGCCGCTGGCGTCCGACGGCAGCGTGGATTCGGCAAAGCTCGCGGCCCATGCCAGGCAGCTGTTCGGCAAGGGAGTCGACGGCGTCGTGCTGTTCGGCACCACGGGCGAGGGCACCTCCTTCAATGTCAGCGAGCGCACCGCGACCATCGAGGCCGTGCTCAAGGCCGGCATTGCGCCGGAGCGCATCGGCATCGGCGGCGGCTTCCCTGCCATCACCGACAGCATCGCCCTGACGCGCGCCGTGCTCGGCCTCGGCCTGCGTCACGTGCTGGTGCTGCCGCCCTATTTCGACCGCAGCGTCACGCCTGAAGGCATCGAGGATGCCTTTGCTGCGATCATCGACGGTGTCGCCGACGATCGGTTGCGCGCCTATCTCTATCACATCCCGCAGACGTCGGGCGTTGCGATCCCCACGACTGTCGCTGCGAGCTTGCGCAAGCGTTACGGCAAGGTGGTCGCGGGTCTGAAAGACTCCAGCGGCGACTTCAAGCAGTTCCAGGCGTTCCGTGCTGCAGCTCCCGAGCTCGCCATCACCGTCGGCAACGAAGCCGATATCGCCCGCGCGATTGCCGCGGGCGGGGCCGGCACCATTTGCGGCATGGCCAATGTCGTGCCCGAGCTGGTCAAGGGAATGGTCGAGGGCAAGGATGTCGAAGCGCGGATGCAGGCTGCGATCGACGTCGTGCTGAAGACGGCCTCCTTCACGGCGACGTTGAAGGCGATCCTCGCGGCGCAGACCGGCGATGCCGCCTGGCTGCGCGTGCGCCCGCCTCTGCGCGCGTCGTCCGACGGCACTGCGTTGAAGCGCAAGATCGACGAGTTGACGGCGCCTGCCACCGCGTAA
- a CDS encoding TonB-dependent siderophore receptor, giving the protein MKVRASVDGLHLGSHRLRAGESRAGLLIGAAVLLASPLNTTAAQAQSALPPVTVDAPAPRPKPARASDQSSRRTQTAARRQSNRNPAPATPTLSERAAADAAAQQAAKLGYRAMPSATTLRSGASPLDTSQAVNVVPEQVLKDQLPRNIDDALINVSGITQTNTLAGSQDAVIRRGFGDNRDGSIMRNGMPLVQGRSFNPAVESVEVLKGPASLLYGIMDPGGIVNTISKRPELYQHGSVTLLGSAFSASKTGADGLLDVTGPIGDQGLAYRFIGYGVSEDYWRNFGRHREMLVAPSLAWYGQDTTVQLNYEHREFIYPFDRGTAFNPVTKAPLAVPATRRLDEPFNNTWGTSDLMQASVEHRFNQDWKLYAGYSYNTETFSANQLRITNIDFTTGRETRSNDGTGSSLSNVSYGTSYVSGSFWLGDMRNEVVFGGDGQYRTIYRDTLIRQTTPAFNVYNPVYGLIGPGTTASNSDSAQTDKLGQWSLFAQDTLHLTERFALVGGVRYMDYDQIAGRGKPFNTNTNVSQDKVLPLGGAIFKLTDQISLYASYTQSLKPNSTIAPIGVVIDSNVPPEEGVSYEAGVKFDLNKRISGTLALYDLDKKNVQTTKTNSAGIVELHTVGRARSRGVELDVTGRLTDSWALIGSYGYTDARVTASEDPTLYGKKLQNVALNTASLYLVYDFGTALPGQLRLGGGARYVGDRPGDSINSFFLPSYVVADIFATYETKYQNTPVIYQFNVKNLFDTVYYPSAVNNLNVAIGDARRVSLSATVKF; this is encoded by the coding sequence ATGAAAGTGCGTGCCTCCGTGGATGGCCTGCATCTCGGCAGCCATCGTCTTCGCGCCGGCGAGAGCCGCGCAGGTCTTCTCATCGGTGCAGCGGTGCTGCTCGCATCTCCCCTCAATACGACGGCTGCGCAGGCCCAATCGGCGCTGCCGCCCGTCACGGTGGACGCGCCGGCGCCGCGGCCGAAACCGGCGCGCGCTTCGGATCAGTCTTCCCGCCGCACGCAGACTGCGGCGCGCCGCCAGTCGAATCGCAATCCGGCACCTGCTACGCCGACGCTCTCGGAGCGCGCCGCCGCGGACGCAGCCGCACAGCAGGCCGCCAAGCTCGGATACCGCGCGATGCCGAGCGCCACGACTTTGCGCAGCGGCGCCTCGCCGCTCGACACATCGCAGGCGGTCAACGTCGTGCCCGAGCAGGTGCTGAAGGACCAGCTGCCGCGCAACATCGACGACGCGCTCATCAACGTCTCCGGCATTACCCAGACCAATACGCTCGCGGGCAGCCAGGACGCCGTGATCCGCCGCGGCTTCGGCGACAACCGCGACGGCTCGATCATGCGCAACGGCATGCCGCTGGTGCAAGGCCGCAGCTTCAATCCTGCGGTCGAGAGCGTCGAGGTGCTGAAAGGGCCGGCGTCGCTGCTCTACGGCATCATGGATCCTGGCGGCATCGTCAACACCATCAGCAAGCGGCCCGAGCTCTACCAGCACGGTTCGGTCACACTGCTCGGCTCGGCCTTCAGCGCTTCGAAGACCGGCGCCGACGGCCTGCTCGACGTCACCGGTCCGATCGGTGACCAGGGCCTCGCCTATCGTTTCATCGGCTACGGCGTCAGCGAAGATTATTGGCGCAATTTCGGCCGGCACCGCGAGATGCTGGTGGCGCCGTCGCTGGCCTGGTACGGCCAGGACACCACGGTGCAGCTCAACTACGAGCACCGCGAGTTCATCTACCCATTCGATCGCGGCACGGCGTTCAATCCAGTGACCAAGGCGCCGCTGGCCGTGCCTGCAACGCGACGGCTGGATGAACCCTTCAACAACACCTGGGGCACCTCCGACCTGATGCAGGCATCTGTCGAGCACCGCTTCAACCAGGATTGGAAGCTCTACGCCGGCTACAGCTACAACACGGAGACCTTCAGCGCCAACCAGCTCCGCATCACCAATATTGACTTCACGACCGGCAGGGAGACGCGCAGCAACGATGGCACGGGAAGTTCGCTCAGCAACGTCAGCTACGGAACGTCCTATGTTTCCGGCAGCTTCTGGCTCGGCGACATGCGCAACGAGGTGGTGTTCGGCGGTGACGGGCAATATCGCACGATCTATCGCGACACCCTGATCCGGCAGACGACGCCCGCCTTCAATGTCTACAATCCCGTCTACGGGCTGATCGGACCGGGCACCACGGCATCGAACTCCGACAGCGCGCAGACCGACAAGCTCGGCCAATGGTCGCTGTTTGCCCAGGACACCCTGCATCTGACCGAACGCTTCGCGCTGGTCGGCGGCGTGCGTTACATGGACTACGATCAGATCGCGGGTCGCGGAAAGCCGTTCAACACCAATACCAACGTGTCCCAGGACAAGGTGCTGCCCCTCGGCGGCGCCATCTTCAAGCTGACCGACCAGATCTCGCTCTATGCGAGCTACACTCAATCGCTGAAGCCGAACTCGACCATTGCGCCGATCGGCGTGGTGATCGATTCCAACGTCCCTCCGGAAGAGGGCGTGTCATACGAGGCCGGCGTCAAGTTCGATCTGAACAAGCGCATCTCCGGCACGCTGGCGCTCTATGATCTCGACAAGAAGAACGTGCAGACGACGAAGACGAACAGCGCGGGTATCGTGGAGCTCCACACCGTCGGGCGTGCACGTTCGCGCGGCGTCGAGCTGGACGTCACCGGGAGGCTCACCGACAGCTGGGCTCTGATCGGCAGCTATGGCTATACGGATGCCCGCGTGACGGCGTCGGAAGATCCGACGCTGTATGGCAAGAAGCTGCAAAACGTCGCCTTGAACACCGCATCGCTCTATCTGGTCTACGACTTCGGCACCGCATTGCCCGGCCAGCTCCGCCTCGGCGGCGGCGCGCGCTATGTCGGCGACCGTCCAGGAGATTCCATCAACTCCTTCTTTCTGCCGTCCTATGTCGTCGCCGATATCTTCGCGACCTATGAGACGAAGTATCAGAACACGCCTGTCATCTATCAGTTCAACGTCAAGAACCTGTTCGACACCGTTTACTATCCCTCAGCGGTCAACAATCTCAACGTCGCCATCGGCGATGCCAGGCGGGTCTCGCTGTCGGCGACGGTGAAGTTCTAG
- a CDS encoding MarR family winged helix-turn-helix transcriptional regulator, producing MRNKTAGARHHRLIYLLNVAQRRLQRWMAARPDNEVTPAQAGLLFILGKQDGVLMGEAGAALDMGPAGISGLVDRTEAAKLIERRVDREDGRAWRIFLTPKGRTALAQAKAGAEQVNAALTEGFTAAEIDIVARWLTSIQDKFPRSSETRHSDQGADQ from the coding sequence ATGCGAAATAAAACGGCTGGCGCGCGGCATCATCGGCTGATTTACCTGCTCAACGTCGCACAGCGCCGCCTGCAGCGCTGGATGGCGGCGCGCCCGGACAACGAGGTGACGCCGGCACAAGCGGGACTGCTGTTCATCCTCGGCAAGCAGGACGGTGTCCTGATGGGCGAGGCGGGCGCGGCGCTCGACATGGGTCCGGCCGGCATTTCCGGCCTCGTCGACCGCACGGAGGCTGCGAAGCTGATCGAGCGACGGGTCGATCGCGAAGACGGACGCGCCTGGCGCATCTTTCTGACGCCGAAGGGACGCACCGCGCTGGCGCAGGCGAAAGCCGGCGCAGAGCAGGTTAACGCGGCGCTGACGGAGGGATTTACGGCGGCCGAGATCGACATCGTCGCGCGCTGGCTGACGAGCATTCAGGACAAGTTTCCAAGATCTTCAGAAACACGACATTCAGACCAAGGAGCAGATCAATGA